In Xyrauchen texanus isolate HMW12.3.18 unplaced genomic scaffold, RBS_HiC_50CHRs HiC_scaffold_1326, whole genome shotgun sequence, the genomic window atttagttttatgaaTCGAAACTAGATTGTATGtaggtatgagtgtgtgtttgtgtatgtatgtatgtacatatataaaatgtatatattgtttactgtgatgattaaatgtgttgttgttgttgtaatgtaattttttagaatGGAACCCAGGAAGactaagcgggggtgttttcatttttcattttcatccttaacacatacattttaaaccacaaactacggagtatgttttggacattatttaaccttgtcaaagatgaacaaaatttttagaataacaacatttcttactccaagtaggggctagactcgccctaaACAACACAGAAGAGAAGTTTCACttatatgcagatgatctggtgctgctgtcacctACAGATGAAGGTCTACAGCAGAACCTAGACCTGCTCCAACAGTTCTGCCACAACCGGGCTCTGGCAGTCAAACCTATTAAAACCGAAATTATGAGTTTTCAAAAGATCatcattgttatatattttttttgtctgtgtatTCTCCATGATTATATAATTTAGacaataaaagctaaaatatatGAACTACAATCACAATTGTATTTATCAGTATAGTTTTAGTCACATACCAAAAGctagggaaaaataaataaaaaaacaacacaaagctTCAGATTCAACGTGAGTATTTTATTTTAGACAAATTACAACCAACAAACACATAAGAAGCAGCAGCTGAACACACATGAGTCACAAACAGACACGGAGCGTGTGCATCAATCTGCCCAAAACAACTCCTGTATGAAACAGTCCACAAGTCCCTCAGTGATGCTCATTTCATTAAAGTCATTATCAAAGTGTGTGTTGAAAACACAGAAGACGCGTTCAATCAAATATAATCATTTCTGCATGAAAATCACATCCAAATCACACGCGGTCTTTTCCAATAGCTGGTGCGCGATGTGGATTTGAAGTTTAGACATAAAACTAAAAGTTTCCTCGTCGCGTGTTTTAGTCTCCAGAAAAAGCGCAGAACTCCTGCTCTGTGTTCACATTGTTTTCACTCCATTAAACTGTTTTATCGCTCCAGTTTTGCTCTAAATGTGAGAGGAGAAAACACAAGCGCGAGCGGCTCTCGGAGGCACACAGACGCTGTCACGAGCGGATTGAGTCTTTCAGGTTCTCATAAGGGTTTTAAGAGCGCAGCGCCGCTCAGTCGCTGTTCATTACTGCACTCAGtgctcgtgtgtgtttgtgagattaCAGATCCGATCAGAGCGATGGCAGAAACCGCCCCAGCTGCAGCCGCCCTGCCGGCCAAATCGCCCAAGAAGAAATCTGCTGCCAAACCCAAGAAAACGGGTCCAAGCGTCGGTGATCTCATCGTCAAAACTGTGACCGCGTCCAAGGAGAGGAGCGGCGTGTCTCTCGCCGCCCTGAAGAAAGCTCTCGCCGCCGGTGGATACGATGTGGAGAAGAACAACTCCCGCGTCAAGATCGCCGTTAGGAGTCTGGTGACTAAAGGGACTCTGGTGCAGACCAAAGGGACCGGCGCCTCCGGCTCATTCAAGCTCAACAAGAAACAAGCCGAGAGCACGAAGAAACCCGCCAAGAAAGCCGCTCCTAAAGCCAAGAAGGCCGCAGTCAAGAAACCCGCCGCTGCTAAGAAGCCCAAGAGTGCCGCGGCTAAGAAACCTGCCGCCAAGAAATCTCCCAAGAAGGCGAAGAAACCAGCAGCCGCTAAAAAGGCAACGAAGAGCCCCAAGAAGGCAAAGAAACCAGCAGCCGCCAAGAAAGCAGCCAAGAGCCCCAAAAAGGCCAAAGTTGTCAAACCCAAAACTGCAAAGGCTAAAGCAGCCAAGCCTAAGAAAGCAGCTCCCAAAAAGAAGTAAATGATCTTCCGAGTTTCTCCCTcaaaacggctcttttaagagccacccactgTTTCATATAAAAGAGCAAAacctttgtattttatatttattttgtgatgttttaTTAGATTGGTTGTGAGAGGACACAATTGCTCCTGACTATGACTGTAATAAACCAAAAacaccaaaatcaaaaaacaGCATATTCAGAAAATATCAAACGTGATATTCAGTTTAAGTTTCACCCGCCTGACAAGTTGAGTGTAAAATCAGTGTttcataaaactaaaatgaagGTAATTGCACCAACATCTTGCATCTGACAACATTTTATATGAATAACTGCATCGATTGTGACTATATCACTGAAATATCAAATTTACTTCAGGTCAGATATATTTGAACATGTTATTATTATCGATATTGTCTTTTACATTAAACTGGATTTAAAACTCGTTCAGCTGGAAGTTTCTCATGAACACAGAATGTAGCGGAGAAATAAGAGGGAGGAGTTTAGAGTTCGGAGGGAAGTtctgtgattggttagaatgTTTTACAGACTCCAGCCAATAGACGACTGACAGCCTGCTTTAAATACTGTTGACAGCGTCTCATTGAGTATTCTGTTTCTACAGTGTGTTGAAGTAAGTAAAGTGAATTGAAAATGAGCGGCAGAGGTAAAACCGGAGGTAAGGCGAGAGCGAAGGCTAAGACTCGCTCATCCAGGGCGGGACTGCAGTTCCCCGTCGGCCGTGTGCACAGACTGCTCCGCAAAGGAAACTACGCTGAGCGCGTCGGCGCCGGTGCTCCTGTGTATCTGGCCGCTGTGCTCGAGTATCTCACCGCTGAGATCCTGGAGTTGGCCGGAAACGCCGCTCGGGACAACAAGAAGACCCGTATCATTCCCCGTCACCTGCAGCTGGCAGTGCGGAACGACGAGGAGTTGAACAAACTCTTGGGTGGAGTGACCATCGCTCAGGGTGGGGTGCTGCCCAACATCCAGGCTGTGCTGCTGCCCAAGAAGACCGAGAAACCCGGCAAGACCAAGTAAACGGACTGAAGTCTGTCACTGAAacacaaaggctcttttaagagccacacactTGAACTATAAGAGTGAATTGTTCTTTTACTCAAACGTTTCATTGGTCTTTAATTACACACTTGCATGAAATAAGTGGAAGAAAACTTCCAGATTATTGTGTGTGAATCAACTGCAGATTATATTCAGTTTTAAGCAGTTTCTCTAAAAACCTGCAACAAAGTGTGGATTGAATTACTGATGCAGTTGTGGGACCCGTGTAGTGTAAATAATCAAGTAACACTGTgagtttatatataaatatatatatattaacccaATATATaagtcaatattttattttaatcttcCCCACAAGTACGCAAAAGCGTTAATGAAGTATTTCTTATTATAATTAAATCTGCTACTGCTATTACCTGCTTATTAGTTATTACAATTCATCATGCTacattcataatttaaaataaattatagtacTCGAGTATAAAAGCTGGACAAAGAAACGTGAAGCGTTTATTTAATGCGCATTGAGGTAAACTGAACTAACGATTTTGAGCGGGAAACTGTCGCCGCTTGTTTGAAAAGTCGTGCCGCACAGTCATTGGTCAACTGTCATGCGTACACGTCCATATCAGCCAATCACACGCCTCTAAACCCTCACCACACTGAGCGCGTGATCGCACACGGCTTTAAATAGCAGCGGTGTGCCGATTATCTTCATTTACTGTGTTGAACGGAGCAGAGAATCTCGTGATCATGGCAAGAACCAAACAAACCGCTCGCAAGTCCACCGGTGGAAAAGCCCCGAGGAAGCAGCTCGCTACTAAAGCCGCCCGCAAGAGCGCCCCCGCCACCGGTGGCGTCAAGAAGCCTCATCGTTACAGGCCCGGTACCGTGGCGCTGAGAGAGATCCGCCGTTATCAGAAGTCCACTGAGCTGCTGATCCGCAAACTGCCTTTCCAGCGTCTGGTGAGAGAAATCGCTCAGGATTTCAAGACGGATCTgcgcttccagagctccgccgtcatGGCCCTGCAGGAGTCCAGCGAGGCTTATTTGGTCGGTCTGTTCGAGGACACCAACTTGTGCGCCATCCACGCCAAGAGGGTCACCATCATGCCCAAAGACATCCAGCTGGCCCGCCGCATTCGTGGAGAGCGCGCTTAAATCCACAGCGACGTCATTCACATTTGccccaaaggctcttttaagagccacttcATTTACCCTCAAAGAGtcactattgtttttatttatttttatcattccAGTTTGAATCTTTGTTAGTAGCTTTTGAATTGATTTTAAGTTGTCTGGTAGATTTCTATGGcagccactgatctatatataaactgccagcagtaggtga contains:
- the LOC127641674 gene encoding histone H2A-like, producing MSGRGKTGGKARAKAKTRSSRAGLQFPVGRVHRLLRKGNYAERVGAGAPVYLAAVLEYLTAEILELAGNAARDNKKTRIIPRHLQLAVRNDEELNKLLGGVTIAQGGVLPNIQAVLLPKKTEKPGKTK
- the LOC127641673 gene encoding histone H3; this translates as MARTKQTARKSTGGKAPRKQLATKAARKSAPATGGVKKPHRYRPGTVALREIRRYQKSTELLIRKLPFQRLVREIAQDFKTDLRFQSSAVMALQESSEAYLVGLFEDTNLCAIHAKRVTIMPKDIQLARRIRGERA
- the LOC127641675 gene encoding histone H1-like, which produces MAETAPAAAALPAKSPKKKSAAKPKKTGPSVGDLIVKTVTASKERSGVSLAALKKALAAGGYDVEKNNSRVKIAVRSLVTKGTLVQTKGTGASGSFKLNKKQAESTKKPAKKAAPKAKKAAVKKPAAAKKPKSAAAKKPAAKKSPKKAKKPAAAKKATKSPKKAKKPAAAKKAAKSPKKAKVVKPKTAKAKAAKPKKAAPKKK